The Solanum lycopersicum chromosome 9, SLM_r2.1 genome window below encodes:
- the LOC138338422 gene encoding uncharacterized protein: MKDCLQARVFEAEQQPSPAIVPARNSNNGKGCQQIGEGGNKIGSCGGRGNDNRGKGNAQPGREAASVDERAHCYAFPGKNEVEASDAMITFTIFFYDRMTNVLFDPGSTYFYVSISFASNFEILCDVLDAHIHVSTPVGESVIVTDVYHAFLNLFMGLQTWGDLVILDIDDFDIILGMTWLSPNYVVLNCNTKSVTLEIPGKEKLEREGVEKPKQAEIISSVRASKLVDQGCLAYLAHVRDI, encoded by the coding sequence ATGAAAGACTGTCTACAAGCGCGTGTGTTCGAGGCCGAACAACAACCTTCTCCAGCAATTGTACCCGCGAGAAACAGTAATAATGGTAAAGGATGTCAACAAATTGGTGAAGGAGGAAATAAAATAGGCAGCTGTGGAGGCAGAGGAAATGATAACAGAGGTAAGGGTAATGCGCAACCTGGCAGAGAGGCGGCTAGTGTGGATGAGCGAGCACATTGCTATGCCTTTCCAGGCAAAAATGAAGTAGAGGCGTCTGATGCAATGATCACATTTACTATTTTCTTCTATGATCGGATGACTAATGttttgtttgatccaggttctacctATTTTTATGTGTCTATAAGTTTTGCCTCTAATTTTGAGATACTATGTGATGTTCTTGATGCACATATACATGTTTCTACACCGGTTGGAGAGTCAGTCATAGTCACTGATGTCTATCATGCTTTCCTTAATTTGTTTATGGGACTTCAAACTTGGGGTGATTTGGTGATTTTGGatattgatgattttgatattatcttaGGCATGACTTGGTTGTCTCCCAACTATGTTGTGCTTAATTGTAATACTAAGTCGGTGACTCTAGAAATTCCaggaaaggaaaaattagaGCGGGAAGGGGTGGAGAAGCCTAAGCAAGCTGAGATAATATCCTCCGTCCGGGCTAGTAAACTAGTAGATCAGGGTTGTTTAGCTTATTTGGCTCATGTTAGGGATATTTAG